The Toxorhynchites rutilus septentrionalis strain SRP chromosome 3, ASM2978413v1, whole genome shotgun sequence genome includes a region encoding these proteins:
- the LOC129778528 gene encoding protein Daple isoform X1, with protein MSTSEIEEFVNGALISWVESCLPRHEIIAGYASLLDGTILHSVYLQIDPEPQYLPVNVKSTDSHTLINARSRSFDAIVRNLRNLYNEELGQTILALPDCSMLCQSPESRAGLEQMKLLITLLLGAAVQCPNKEIFIARIKELDVNTQHAIVEIIKQVTDSQTLVLTQEAMDHLPEEACKHILRLAKERDQYHSKWMSSVMSDVDTMNSSSSKSSLHNSSSSGTSSANTPLTSSENNHLAVELADYKSKLRKLRQELEEKSEVLMEVKEELDHKCSQYEKLRIESQDWYSEARRAAAYRDEVDVLRERGERADRLEIEVQKLREKLSDAEFYRTRVEELREDNRMLLETKEMLEEQLLRSRKRSDQVMILETEIIKFKQMMNDMSLERDVDKSKLQDLLEENVQLQLATKNLMAGTEAAINQNQSDTEEDIPSNDNSLSEQLTTNAQSRALKLELENRRLLAALDGLKETSFHESSNKILDLEKDKKKISLRLEQMQDNCNRLVQQNSELENVFKNALEENKKLQDTLDSKQQIIDKQSHDRELDRIRYIDLEKQLESLSKDKQRVQNLCDSIQRRTVDLERSIESRTKEVRLLNERCVEFDTMKKQLYEANAKLTLLEKENISYGKDLIKYKEILEQKDVELDETIIKLEYKEKEIGQFVKRLEETALIEIKLQELEKLNHELMSQQKIQDETISTLKKDLYDGTLATKKVKQNLERLGLNESDMEKTEMNVEVFVEKLCKNPESFKTVREIVLNVGKEITKSADICVLCHKHEIYTVEKDIEFSNCDEPAMPSELELKLDQLKADNIALLTSNESLQAENARQKVEVATLGSQITSLNTQHVALQLANSQLAAEKDMFVKQLEAKKQAYESLQHDQITLQCLHEQLSSEYESLNNEKEILKNSIRDLKTDNRDLKEHALILEKQLENYKLELTSMKDGITNLTNLRAEHSKLKDDFRCLFTTSERLKQEYKNRQEQYRAYRSENSRLKLQNTELSGELNNKVEQITNLEIEYTKMHQRCEMLLQMNSTLDVDRRTLMDHVSQILAQYHELLAHSLEDKQHYHDEEKTFTDRVNNLHRQKEKLEEKIMEHYRKLDSCSPKKKPFGLNFVKKVRKAGSELMNRVPNRNRRSWVDESRLTQSQFTLGSESGGNESDNSIEEPNSVASDTNLLQRNSVLRQSLQRKPNNEALNTSLLRGGIRSSLQASRRDGTTQAHRNSFPGFDSATDNLNLGIAGTRRTVYLMDEKGANAANSGSSTPTGVVGLSSSSPPVSLSCSPQPSGTSTAQPQTASNNQHNHSSTTTNDTLLLLNRVSTTTTLKTTESSTVPQTMVVNPNPSGSPTLASATTDADANKKDASVKKVKNREGAIWYEYGCV; from the exons atgtcGACCAGCGAGATTGAAGAATTCGTAAATGGTGCACTTATTTCTTGG GTTGAGTCGTGTCTCCCACGCCACGAAATAATTGCTGGATACGCTTCTCTATTGGATGGAACAATTTTGCATAGCGTGTATCTTCAAATTGATCCCGAACCACAGTACCTTCCAGTGAATGTAAAAAGTACAGATAGTCATACGCTAATTAACGCTCGGTCGCGCAGTTTTGATGCAATCGTTAGAAATTTGCGAAATCTCTACAATGAAGAACTTGGACAGACTATATTGGCTCTACCTGATTGCTCAATGCTGTGCCAATCGCCAGAATCAAGAGCCGGGCTAGAGCAGATGAAGTTGCTTATAACATTACTTCTAGGTGCTGCAGTACAGTGCCCAAATAAAGAAATATTCATAGCTCGTATCAAAGAGTTGGATGTAAATACCCAGCATGCGATTGTTGAAATCATTAAACAAGTTACCGATAGCCAAACATTGGTTTTGACACAAGAAGCTATGGACCATCTTCCGGAGGAAGCATGTAAACACATCCTTCGACTCGCAAAAGAACGTGATCAATATCATAGCAAATGGATGTCATCGGTGATGTCGGATGTTGACACAATGAACAGTTCAAGTTCAAAATCAAGCCTACACAATTCCTCCTCATCGGGGACAAGTTCAGCAAATACACCGTTGACATCTTCTGAGAATAACCATTTAGCTGTGGAACTAGCTGATTATAAATCGAAACTGCGAAAGTTGCGTCAAGAGCTGGAAGAAAAATCTGAAGTGCTAATGGAAGTCAAAGAAGAGCTCGACCATAAATGTAGCCAATATGAGAAACTGAGGATAGAAAGTCAAGATTGGTACTCCGAAGCAAGGCGAGCTGCCGCGTATAGAGATGAAGTGGACGTATTGCGAGAGCGCGGAGAACGAGCCGATCGTCTCGAGATAGAAGTCCAGAAACTTAGGGAAAAGTTATCTGACGCGGAATTCTATCGAACGAGAGTAGAAGAACTGCGGGAAGATAATCGAATGTTGCTGGAAACAAA GGAAATGTTGGAAGAACAGTTGCTTCGTTCTAGAAAACGAAGTGATCAAGTGATGATACTCGAAAcagaaataataaaatttaaacaGATGATGAACGATATGTCACTGGAACGTGATGTAGATAAAAGTAAACTACAAGACCTACTTGAGGAAAACGTGCAGTTGCAGTTGGCGACCAAGAACCTGATGGCAGGAACAGAAGCAGCCATTAATCAAAATCAGTCAGATACCGAGGAAGACATACCATCCAATGACAACAGTTTATCAGAACAGCTTACTACCAACGCACAG TCTCGTGCACTCAAATTGGAACTGGAAAATCGGCGCTTATTGGCAGCACTTGATGGTTTGAAAGAAACCTCTTTTCATGAATCTTCTAACAAAATATTGGATCTAGAGAAAGATAAGAAGAAAATATCTTTGCGCTTAGAACAAATGCAAGACAACTGTAATCGACTTGTGCAGCAAAATAGCGAGCTTGAAAATGTCTTCAAGAACGCActggaagaaaacaaaaaactaCAGGACACATTAGATTCCAAACAACAAATCATAGATAAACAGTCCCACGATCGGGAGCTCGATAGAATACGGTACATAGATTTGGAGAAGCAACTCGAAAGTCTTAGCAAGGATAAGCAAAGAGTTCAGAATCTTTGCGATAGCATACAACGAAGAACGGTCGATTTGGAACGCTCTATCGAGAGCAGGACGAAAGAGGTGCGTTTGTTAAACGAAAGATGCGTTGAGTTCGATACGATGAAGAAACAGCTTTATGAAGCCAACGCAAAATTGACTCTTCttgaaaaggaaaatatcagcTATGGCAAAGATTTGATAAAATACAAGGAGATATTGGAGCAAAAAGATGTTGAGCTGGATGAAACTATTATTAAACTAGAATACAAAGAAAAGGAAATTGGACAGTTTGTCAAACGACTTGAAGAAACTGCTTTGATAGAGATTAAATTACAAGAGCTGGAAAAGTTAAACCACGAATTAATGTCGCAGCAGAAAATTCAGGATGAAACCATTTCAACACTCAAGAAAGATTTATATGATGGAACATTAGCAACAAAGAAAGTCAAGCAAAATCTTGAAAGACTTGGTTTGAATGAGTCGGATATGGAAAAGACCGAAATGAATGTGGAAGTGTTCGTGGAAAAATTATGCAAAAATCCCGAATCATTCAAAACCGTTCGTGAGATTGTACTTAATGTTGGCAAAGAAATAACAAAATctgcagatatttgtgttttatgtcaCAAACACGAGATCTACACAGTTGAGAAAGACATCGAATTCTCAAACTGCGATGAGCCAGCGATGCCTAGTGAGCTAGAGCTAAAGTTAGATCAACTGAAGGCTGACAATATCGCTCTTCTAACTTCAAATGAATCTCTACAGGCTGAAAATGCTCGTCAAAAGGTGGAAGTGGCTACATTAGGATCTCAAATAACATCTCTTAATACACAACACGTCGCTCTACAACTAGCCAATTCTCAATTAGCTGCTGAAAAAGATATGTTTGTAAAACAGTTAGAAGCCAAGAAGCAAGCGTACGAATCACTTCAACATGACCAAATTACGCTTCAATGCCTCCACGAGCAACTAAGTAGTGAATATGAGTCTCTCAATAATGAGAAAGAAATACTTAAAAATTCTATCCGTGATCTCAAAACGGATAACAGAGATCTGAAGGAGCACGCACTTATTCTTGAAAAACAGTTGGAAAATTACAAGCTAGAATTAACATCTATGAAAGATGGAATTACCAATCTCACAAATCTGCGAGCAGAGCACTCAAAACTGAAAGACGACTTCAGGTGTTTATTTACAACTAGTGAACGCTTGAAGCAAGAGTACAAGAATAGACAGGAACAATACCGCGCATATCGATCGGAGAATAGCAGACTCAAATTACAGAACACTGAGTTGAGTGGGGAATTGAATAATAAGGTGGAGCAGATTACGAATCTCGAGATTGAATATACCAAGATGCACCAAAGATGCGAG ATGCTGCTTCAGATGAATTCTACCTTGGACGTAGACAGACGTACATTGATGGACCACGTTTCACAGATTTTGGCACAATATCATGAACTGCTGGCGCATTCATTGGAGGACAAGCAACATTATCACGACGAAGAAAAGACTTTCACTGACCGAGTAAACAATTTACATCGTCAAAAAGAGAAGTTGGAAGAAAAAATCATGGAACACTATCGAAAACTGGATAGCTGTTCGCCTAAAAA AAAACCATTTGGAttgaattttgtgaaaaaagttcGTAAAGCTGGATCTGAACTGATGAATCGTGTACCGAATCGG AATCGTCGTTCTTGGGTCGATGAGTCCCGGCTTACCCAATCTCAATTCACACTTGGCTCCGAATCTGGTGGAAACGAATCGGATAATAGCATAGAAGAACCCAATTCGGTCGCTTCTGATACAAATTTGTTGCAAAGAAATTCGGTTCTCAGGCAGAGTTTACAACGAAAACCGAACAATGAAGCCTTAAATACAAGTCTTCTGAGGGGTGGCATTCGGAGCAGTTTACAGGCCTCCCGTCGAGACGGAACAACACAGGCTCATAGAAATAGTTTTCCGGG ATTTGATAGTGCGACAGATAATCTGAACCTTGGAATAGCCGGAACCCGACGAACCGTGTATTTGATGGATGAGAAAGGTGCGAATGCAGCTAATTCCGGCTCGAGCACACCAACCGGTGTTGTTGGTTTGTCCAGCTCCTCTCCTCCTGTCTCGTTATCTTGTTCTCCCCAACCTTCCGGCACGAGCACGGCACAACCTCAAACGGCATCAAATAATCAGCATAACCATTCTTCCACCACTACTAATGACACGCTCCTTCTCCTGAATCGAGTCTCTACCACAACAACTCTGAAAACAACCGAAAGTAGCACTGTGCCGCAGACAATGGTTGTCAATCCAAATCCTTCTGGTAGTCCAACATTGGCTAGTGCAACAACGGATGCTGACGCAAATAAAAAGGATGCAAGCGTTAAAAAGGTAAAAAATCGAGAGGGTGCTATTTGGTATGAATATGGGTGTGTTTGa
- the LOC129778528 gene encoding protein Daple isoform X2: MSTSEIEEFVNGALISWVESCLPRHEIIAGYASLLDGTILHSVYLQIDPEPQYLPVNVKSTDSHTLINARSRSFDAIVRNLRNLYNEELGQTILALPDCSMLCQSPESRAGLEQMKLLITLLLGAAVQCPNKEIFIARIKELDVNTQHAIVEIIKQVTDSQTLVLTQEAMDHLPEEACKHILRLAKERDQYHSKWMSSVMSDVDTMNSSSSKSSLHNSSSSGTSSANTPLTSSENNHLAVELADYKSKLRKLRQELEEKSEVLMEVKEELDHKCSQYEKLRIESQDWYSEARRAAAYRDEVDVLRERGERADRLEIEVQKLREKLSDAEFYRTRVEELREDNRMLLETKEMLEEQLLRSRKRSDQVMILETEIIKFKQMMNDMSLERDVDKSKLQDLLEENVQLQLATKNLMAGTEAAINQNQSDTEEDIPSNDNSLSEQLTTNAQSRALKLELENRRLLAALDGLKETSFHESSNKILDLEKDKKKISLRLEQMQDNCNRLVQQNSELENVFKNALEENKKLQDTLDSKQQIIDKQSHDRELDRIRYIDLEKQLESLSKDKQRVQNLCDSIQRRTVDLERSIESRTKEVRLLNERCVEFDTMKKQLYEANAKLTLLEKENISYGKDLIKYKEILEQKDVELDETIIKLEYKEKEIGQFVKRLEETALIEIKLQELEKLNHELMSQQKIQDETISTLKKDLYDGTLATKKVKQNLERLGLNESDMEKTEMNVEVFVEKLCKNPESFKTVREIVLNVGKEITKSADICVLCHKHEIYTVEKDIEFSNCDEPAMPSELELKLDQLKADNIALLTSNESLQAENARQKVEVATLGSQITSLNTQHVALQLANSQLAAEKDMFVKQLEAKKQAYESLQHDQITLQCLHEQLSSEYESLNNEKEILKNSIRDLKTDNRDLKEHALILEKQLENYKLELTSMKDGITNLTNLRAEHSKLKDDFRCLFTTSERLKQEYKNRQEQYRAYRSENSRLKLQNTELSGELNNKVEQITNLEIEYTKMHQRCEMLLQMNSTLDVDRRTLMDHVSQILAQYHELLAHSLEDKQHYHDEEKTFTDRVNNLHRQKEKLEEKIMEHYRKLDSCSPKKKPFGLNFVKKVRKAGSELMNRVPNRDTF, encoded by the exons atgtcGACCAGCGAGATTGAAGAATTCGTAAATGGTGCACTTATTTCTTGG GTTGAGTCGTGTCTCCCACGCCACGAAATAATTGCTGGATACGCTTCTCTATTGGATGGAACAATTTTGCATAGCGTGTATCTTCAAATTGATCCCGAACCACAGTACCTTCCAGTGAATGTAAAAAGTACAGATAGTCATACGCTAATTAACGCTCGGTCGCGCAGTTTTGATGCAATCGTTAGAAATTTGCGAAATCTCTACAATGAAGAACTTGGACAGACTATATTGGCTCTACCTGATTGCTCAATGCTGTGCCAATCGCCAGAATCAAGAGCCGGGCTAGAGCAGATGAAGTTGCTTATAACATTACTTCTAGGTGCTGCAGTACAGTGCCCAAATAAAGAAATATTCATAGCTCGTATCAAAGAGTTGGATGTAAATACCCAGCATGCGATTGTTGAAATCATTAAACAAGTTACCGATAGCCAAACATTGGTTTTGACACAAGAAGCTATGGACCATCTTCCGGAGGAAGCATGTAAACACATCCTTCGACTCGCAAAAGAACGTGATCAATATCATAGCAAATGGATGTCATCGGTGATGTCGGATGTTGACACAATGAACAGTTCAAGTTCAAAATCAAGCCTACACAATTCCTCCTCATCGGGGACAAGTTCAGCAAATACACCGTTGACATCTTCTGAGAATAACCATTTAGCTGTGGAACTAGCTGATTATAAATCGAAACTGCGAAAGTTGCGTCAAGAGCTGGAAGAAAAATCTGAAGTGCTAATGGAAGTCAAAGAAGAGCTCGACCATAAATGTAGCCAATATGAGAAACTGAGGATAGAAAGTCAAGATTGGTACTCCGAAGCAAGGCGAGCTGCCGCGTATAGAGATGAAGTGGACGTATTGCGAGAGCGCGGAGAACGAGCCGATCGTCTCGAGATAGAAGTCCAGAAACTTAGGGAAAAGTTATCTGACGCGGAATTCTATCGAACGAGAGTAGAAGAACTGCGGGAAGATAATCGAATGTTGCTGGAAACAAA GGAAATGTTGGAAGAACAGTTGCTTCGTTCTAGAAAACGAAGTGATCAAGTGATGATACTCGAAAcagaaataataaaatttaaacaGATGATGAACGATATGTCACTGGAACGTGATGTAGATAAAAGTAAACTACAAGACCTACTTGAGGAAAACGTGCAGTTGCAGTTGGCGACCAAGAACCTGATGGCAGGAACAGAAGCAGCCATTAATCAAAATCAGTCAGATACCGAGGAAGACATACCATCCAATGACAACAGTTTATCAGAACAGCTTACTACCAACGCACAG TCTCGTGCACTCAAATTGGAACTGGAAAATCGGCGCTTATTGGCAGCACTTGATGGTTTGAAAGAAACCTCTTTTCATGAATCTTCTAACAAAATATTGGATCTAGAGAAAGATAAGAAGAAAATATCTTTGCGCTTAGAACAAATGCAAGACAACTGTAATCGACTTGTGCAGCAAAATAGCGAGCTTGAAAATGTCTTCAAGAACGCActggaagaaaacaaaaaactaCAGGACACATTAGATTCCAAACAACAAATCATAGATAAACAGTCCCACGATCGGGAGCTCGATAGAATACGGTACATAGATTTGGAGAAGCAACTCGAAAGTCTTAGCAAGGATAAGCAAAGAGTTCAGAATCTTTGCGATAGCATACAACGAAGAACGGTCGATTTGGAACGCTCTATCGAGAGCAGGACGAAAGAGGTGCGTTTGTTAAACGAAAGATGCGTTGAGTTCGATACGATGAAGAAACAGCTTTATGAAGCCAACGCAAAATTGACTCTTCttgaaaaggaaaatatcagcTATGGCAAAGATTTGATAAAATACAAGGAGATATTGGAGCAAAAAGATGTTGAGCTGGATGAAACTATTATTAAACTAGAATACAAAGAAAAGGAAATTGGACAGTTTGTCAAACGACTTGAAGAAACTGCTTTGATAGAGATTAAATTACAAGAGCTGGAAAAGTTAAACCACGAATTAATGTCGCAGCAGAAAATTCAGGATGAAACCATTTCAACACTCAAGAAAGATTTATATGATGGAACATTAGCAACAAAGAAAGTCAAGCAAAATCTTGAAAGACTTGGTTTGAATGAGTCGGATATGGAAAAGACCGAAATGAATGTGGAAGTGTTCGTGGAAAAATTATGCAAAAATCCCGAATCATTCAAAACCGTTCGTGAGATTGTACTTAATGTTGGCAAAGAAATAACAAAATctgcagatatttgtgttttatgtcaCAAACACGAGATCTACACAGTTGAGAAAGACATCGAATTCTCAAACTGCGATGAGCCAGCGATGCCTAGTGAGCTAGAGCTAAAGTTAGATCAACTGAAGGCTGACAATATCGCTCTTCTAACTTCAAATGAATCTCTACAGGCTGAAAATGCTCGTCAAAAGGTGGAAGTGGCTACATTAGGATCTCAAATAACATCTCTTAATACACAACACGTCGCTCTACAACTAGCCAATTCTCAATTAGCTGCTGAAAAAGATATGTTTGTAAAACAGTTAGAAGCCAAGAAGCAAGCGTACGAATCACTTCAACATGACCAAATTACGCTTCAATGCCTCCACGAGCAACTAAGTAGTGAATATGAGTCTCTCAATAATGAGAAAGAAATACTTAAAAATTCTATCCGTGATCTCAAAACGGATAACAGAGATCTGAAGGAGCACGCACTTATTCTTGAAAAACAGTTGGAAAATTACAAGCTAGAATTAACATCTATGAAAGATGGAATTACCAATCTCACAAATCTGCGAGCAGAGCACTCAAAACTGAAAGACGACTTCAGGTGTTTATTTACAACTAGTGAACGCTTGAAGCAAGAGTACAAGAATAGACAGGAACAATACCGCGCATATCGATCGGAGAATAGCAGACTCAAATTACAGAACACTGAGTTGAGTGGGGAATTGAATAATAAGGTGGAGCAGATTACGAATCTCGAGATTGAATATACCAAGATGCACCAAAGATGCGAG ATGCTGCTTCAGATGAATTCTACCTTGGACGTAGACAGACGTACATTGATGGACCACGTTTCACAGATTTTGGCACAATATCATGAACTGCTGGCGCATTCATTGGAGGACAAGCAACATTATCACGACGAAGAAAAGACTTTCACTGACCGAGTAAACAATTTACATCGTCAAAAAGAGAAGTTGGAAGAAAAAATCATGGAACACTATCGAAAACTGGATAGCTGTTCGCCTAAAAA AAAACCATTTGGAttgaattttgtgaaaaaagttcGTAAAGCTGGATCTGAACTGATGAATCGTGTACCGAATCGG GATACATTCTAG